From the genome of Sphingobacterium kitahiroshimense, one region includes:
- a CDS encoding family 16 glycosylhydrolase: MKKLYYLIFLLHLAIQVSAQHVSKEGYTLVWSDDFDQKGSVNDQNWRFEEGFMRNQEDQWYQKENVSCKDGILTIEARREIKPNPTYKPDTPHWALSRSDIRYTSASINTSDKHSWKYGIFEMRARIPVGNGLWPAFWTLGIEKEWPSNGEIDIMEYYKGNILANIASGTDKRWQANWHSQKKAVSNLGGIEWAKQFHVWSMYWDEHEIALYVDDILMNKVKLDKLTNRDGTGFNPFKQPHYILLNLALGGINGGEVDENLLPAKYEIDYVRVYQKSDKQQKKVKFVPGELWQDNKGNHINAHGGGIVHHSGTYYWYGEKRGGTESQGVNVYSSKDLYNWTFEKLAFSPSDDKESDIAWGCIIERPKVIYNKRTKKFVMWFHLELKGQGYAAARAAVAISDSPTGPFKLVDSFRPNGHMSRDMGLFVDDDDVAYHIYSSDENYELRLSKLTLDYLAPTASDKLLFRNHREAPALFKYNKKYYLFTSGCTGWAPNKAELHVADDLFGPWTSLGDPMRGPDAQITFDAQSTFVLPVAGKKDAFIFMADRWKPKNLLDSRYIWLPIDLKNGTVTVSWKDQWKLDVFK, translated from the coding sequence ATGAAAAAACTATACTACTTGATTTTTCTATTGCATCTTGCTATACAGGTAAGTGCACAACATGTTTCTAAGGAAGGATATACATTGGTCTGGTCTGATGATTTTGATCAAAAGGGTTCTGTAAATGATCAAAATTGGAGATTTGAGGAGGGGTTCATGCGTAACCAGGAAGACCAATGGTATCAGAAAGAAAATGTATCCTGTAAAGACGGTATATTGACTATTGAAGCTAGACGAGAGATTAAACCTAATCCTACTTATAAACCGGACACTCCACATTGGGCGCTTTCGCGATCAGATATCCGCTATACGTCTGCATCGATTAATACATCTGACAAGCATAGCTGGAAGTACGGCATCTTTGAAATGCGGGCCCGTATTCCGGTGGGTAACGGATTGTGGCCTGCATTTTGGACGCTAGGAATCGAAAAAGAATGGCCTTCGAACGGGGAAATAGATATTATGGAATACTATAAGGGTAATATCTTAGCAAATATTGCTTCTGGGACGGATAAAAGATGGCAGGCGAACTGGCATAGTCAGAAAAAAGCGGTTTCAAATTTAGGGGGAATAGAATGGGCCAAACAATTTCATGTTTGGAGCATGTACTGGGATGAACATGAGATTGCTTTGTATGTGGATGATATACTGATGAATAAAGTGAAGCTGGATAAATTGACAAACCGTGATGGTACAGGATTTAATCCTTTTAAACAGCCACATTATATCTTACTTAATTTAGCTTTAGGCGGTATCAACGGAGGAGAAGTTGATGAAAATCTGTTGCCGGCCAAATATGAGATTGATTATGTCAGGGTATATCAAAAGAGTGATAAACAGCAAAAAAAAGTAAAATTTGTACCTGGCGAGCTTTGGCAGGATAATAAAGGCAATCACATAAATGCACATGGTGGTGGAATTGTTCATCATAGTGGCACTTATTATTGGTATGGTGAGAAAAGAGGGGGAACTGAATCACAGGGTGTCAATGTTTATTCTTCTAAGGATCTCTATAACTGGACTTTTGAGAAATTGGCCTTTTCTCCGTCAGATGATAAGGAGAGTGATATTGCTTGGGGTTGTATCATAGAGCGACCAAAGGTCATATACAATAAAAGGACTAAGAAATTTGTGATGTGGTTTCATCTCGAGTTGAAAGGTCAAGGTTATGCCGCGGCGCGGGCTGCGGTTGCAATTAGTGATTCTCCCACAGGTCCTTTTAAGCTGGTAGACAGCTTTAGACCTAATGGTCATATGTCGAGGGATATGGGACTTTTTGTGGATGATGATGATGTTGCATATCACATCTATTCTTCAGATGAGAATTACGAATTGAGATTATCAAAGTTGACTCTTGATTATTTGGCTCCTACAGCATCGGATAAATTATTGTTTAGAAATCATCGCGAAGCTCCTGCATTGTTTAAATACAATAAAAAATATTATTTGTTTACAAGCGGTTGTACAGGTTGGGCACCCAATAAGGCGGAATTGCATGTTGCAGATGATCTTTTTGGACCCTGGACTTCTTTAGGAGATCCGATGCGTGGCCCCGACGCGCAAATTACCTTTGACGCGCAATCTACTTTTGTTTTACCTGTTGCGGGAAAGAAGGACGCCTTTATTTTTATGGCGGACCGTTGGAAGCCTAAAAATTTGTTGGATAGTCGCTACATCTGGCTCCCGATTGACCTTAAGAATGGTACGGTAACCGTCTCATGGAAAGATCAATGGAAGCTTGATGTATTTAAATGA